Within the Solenopsis invicta isolate M01_SB chromosome 11, UNIL_Sinv_3.0, whole genome shotgun sequence genome, the region TCGGTCTTAATCGAAGTCTTAGTGCCGCACGTTTCTCACGGATGCAGCATCCGTGCGGCGCAACACGGCCTCGCTGTGAAGATTGATTAAACTCGCTGCCGCAGCCACACCGCCACCCACGCGAGGTATATTAAAGACGTGACCCGACATAAAGGATCCTTGTCCTCGGTTTCCtatctgtctctctctcccACCCACTTTTCTTCTATGACCACATTGATTTTCCACGGTACTCCACCCTTAGTCCACATCATTCCATCCCTCCCTCCGTTCGCGAACTTTCCCTCCGCGAACTCTCCTCTGAGAGAGAATGTACCCGAAACGGGTTACAGTACCACCGTTCGGGCATCCGCGCCTCCTTCCTCGGCGCCTTCTTATCGACACCCGGCGTCGCGCGCTGGAGGCCGTGTAGTCGCTGTTTACTCGAGAGTAATCCGGGAAGGAGAGCTCGGCCGAGTGCTCGAAAGCTTTGCAAGTTTGATTGAATCTCGGTAGCAGGAGCGCCGCCGGCATCAGAAAATGGACAAGTTGCTAGCTTGAGAGTTTCGTTCTTCACGGTTCCCggcttttttttgtttttcccaCGGAAGTTAGTGGATGTCGCGAACAAAGACATTTTAGTCAACCGTCTAACTTTTGCGTCTCAAACAGAAAGAACGTTTGTAGATTGTCAAGAAATCAAATTTTGCGTTACGATTAGAATGATCACGCATACTGAGTTTTTTAATTTGCGACGAAACGACGTTACGTAAAAAAGCGAATTAAATACTTtgcgtattaaataaaatatgtaatttatttaattctttatcaATCGTATTagccattttatttaatatcctTTTAGCGTTTAAATACtgaattgtgtaaaaaaaagttcGGGAACTATGTTCATGTTCGTGGCTATAACGCGATTTGTTCCTCTTAATCAACGTTACAGGcgttatttttttgaatatctATTTATTGTTGTCAATTTGTTTAAGAGTGCTTCGTGCTTTTTTCCAGATAAAAGCATATTTGCGCTTTTTTCTCGTTAATGAGATTTCGCCTTTGATGTCCATCGTTTTTATTGCATTAAGTGGATTTCGgaggtaattttttttttgcccgGCTGCGCCACGTTTGCCATGCTGTTGTAACGTCCGTGAAATGCGTTCTCGTTTTTCGCTCATGTCGACGAGAATCGATAGACCAGGGAGATTAAAACCAGAGTATTCGTAACGACAATTTCGAACGCGCGACGAGAATGTGTAAAGCCAAGTGCGCGCCATGTTTTTCTCTatccatttatttttcttttatcgatCCATCGAACTTAACGCGCGATATTTTCTGAAACTATACGGCAAACTAATTAAGCTTATGGAAACCAAAGTTGTGCAATACACAATAAATGCCCGCGAATTTTACactgcaatttattttatcaccGTACGATTGTCTGCCGCAATATCGTATTGTGCTCGCGATTCGCGAATATTTTTATGTCACAATGTACTCAAATCAACGAACATATTCTGCATCTGAAAGCCAGTTTCAATCACCGTTCGCCAAACGGTGTCGCGGAGACTAATGGGACAAGTTCCAAGTGGGAATTGCAATCGTCATTTGTCCGAAGGACGCAATAATGTAAGGTGAACCACCCTCGACGTGGTCCAAGCCGCCACGCGCGCGACGGCCGCACGTGTATCTCGCGGGAGTGAAGGCGGAGAAAAGGGGCGCCCGGTATATTAAAGAGCCAAGATATACGAAACGGTTCGATGGGATAAGGTTCGATGAAGGACGGACGGACAGATAGGAAAAAACGCGGCGGGGCGCTGAAAAAAGGCCGGAGGCGAAAGAAGAAGCGGAAAAGGTGGAGGGATATAAACAGGGCGACCTGACACCGTGTATTCGTCTCGTTGCTTCGCTTATCGCGTAAAGACCTCATTTTTATCCTTCCCGCGATGTCCTCGAGCGATGTTCTGTGCTTTCTGGGCCACGTGTAGACCTACGCAAGTCCTATCCGCCGGCCCTAACTCACTCGAACATATCTGATGGCATCGCCACTCCCGAAGTGGGCCATTACATCCAATCTCGCTTCATTTCCGgatcctttcttttttcaaataatctttGTTTTTCAACTGTGTTCGAACAGTTCGATTGGGATAACCTGATCACGTCATCGATCCCCTACTGAAATCTTCCAATCTTTACAACGAAATTTCATTTTCCCGAGTATTGGAGCAATGTTGACTGATTGTGGACTTAAacgttatatttgttatatttccGAGAAATTGTTGACGACCGTAAAGAATTCGATTGCactttctttcaaaatatcgacaagtttaatataaaaaaaaatctttcatacAGTATAATACAAAAGATTAAACTTCTATTCCTTTCATAAAATCGTTggtataaaaagattaataaataatacaaatattgaaaaaatctaGGATATTATATCTCTGTCTATGTACTATATAAAAtgcgaacatttattatattaaaaagaagaatGTGATGTGTGTGTATGTCCATATCTATTTCGGTCTTCTTAACGTTAAACTTCAGGTAATCgagttttctttttctcccggATACTCTGAGAAAATCAAGATTTGAACGAACATCTAGGGGATACGGGCGGTCAGCAAAGATTAAGTAAGAAGAAGACGAAGAGGAATTCTTTGCTACGACCCTTCATCCACGTGCTGCGAATGTTCCGCCCGATTTTCACACGCACACAATACGCACAAAGTGAGATCGTTGATGAACAATCACGTGTGCGCGCTCACGCTTGTATTCCTCTTTACAATATTGAAATCTACTTGCGATCTTTGGCTCTTTCATGTCGTACACGTCGAAAAGTATCGCGCAGAATGTCAAGCAGAGGTGGTCGAACGTGGGTAAAACCGCGTTTTCCTAGAGGAAACTCGTCAGAATGATAAGAATCTGACCAAGCTCGGTCGAAACGAAGCTATCCGAATCGGATCCGGGTGATAGATGGCTCTAATCTGCCGAGAGTGCGCGATCGAGAGTCAACCTTGCAGTAGAAAACATGGATCTGTAGTAGGCTGCTGGGGATCTAGCTCGAGAGATCGAGATAAAGACCAGCGCAAAAAGAACATAAGTCACGGTGACACGTAATTTCGGTGGCCGGAATGATACGCGTAATTGTCTCCGATGTCACATAGCTGAGAGATGAAAATGTACGctcataaaacttttaaatcgGAGATCAAAATAAATTCcttgaaattttgaatttaattttcacgacattgattttcataaaattacatgataaatgtctaaattaaaaaataatgattttatgctattttcatttcataaatgaactgaatattttaacaagttttaaagtttaattgcaACTAAAATAtggaaagattaaaataatatttcaagaaaatccATAAAACTTCattagaaagattaaaaaatattttattaaaataaaaattataaacaaattcgATTTTCTGTTCTTTCATTTCACTAAATAAGAAGTCAAtctaatattcttataaaatcgCCCAATATATTATGGttgtttaattgaataataGCTTTTTGTACAAGTTATAGAAAAACTGCAcagatttagaaaaatattgcaaatttgaaAGAACAGAATTGGAAGAAATGCATTTGATTCTTGTAACTCcgaaaaaatatagtttatgaGAAAAATTCAAGAACATGACATGTGATGTCTGTAGCTTGCTTGAAGCTTGCTGCATTCCAATTCAATAGCTTGTCAAATTCGAATctttataatacttaaaaattttttaaataatttaccgtgtaaaattatattattaatcaatttttaattatttaaagatttatgtcAAATCAGCACTTGCGATtcaataagaagaaaaatatatgaaactttgaaagaaaaaaaaaactgccaTTACTAAAGTACTAAAGTACCATTCAACGGATACCTTCGCAAGGTTTCATCTCAAAGCTTCAGGAACTATCACATCATCTCCAAAGTAACCGAAAGTACTTGTAAACGACAATCATCAATCATAGCCGCCAAGAGTCATGCGGGTGGTTGCGCAGTCTCGCAGCTGATCCTATTCCAGCGTTTTCTCCCGTGCCTCGTGTCACTGGGTTACCGCACGTCCTGAAACGGAAGTGAATCCCATCCCCGACCGCACCCGCGTCGAGTGGAGTATCGGTGAGTGCTTTTAGACGAGGCCGCACTCGTAGGCGACGGAGCTTTACGCCACGTCGATGGCACGAAATAAGGAGAACGATGAGCCGAgtaaagggggagggggggtaGAGAGAAAGGCGGTTAGAGTAAGAAGAACGTGCGCGGATAAGGAGACAGGGAGGCAGCCGGTGGGGTTGCTGAGAACAAATGCGAAGCTCTGCCTCCATTTACGTGGGGACTGCGGGCGTCAGGGGGGTTGGTACGAGGCACGGGATGGAGAAGAAATTCGTGGAAACACCGCGGAATTGGATAAGCCGACGGGGTTTGTTTTGTCAGGGGTTCGCAACGAGGATAAACGCGGCGACTGTGGGATCGCGTGGCCGATGGCCATAGGCCCGACTATCGCGTGTCCCAGCGAACTTTCTCTTACTCGCTCGTTCGCTGGCTCGCTTGCTCGCCTGTCTGCGCGGAAATCGGCAATCTGCTAACCCGAGACAGGCACTCGTGTTGTTAACAAGCGTCGCCGGATCGATGGGTCGAAACTGTTTCCCtggttaaattaatattctctcGAAATGCTTACTTTTCACGAACGGCTAAATTACTTCCCTCTCTCCCATAGGTTCGGTAGCCTTTCCTAGGAAATCATTTCTACCATTCAGTAACTTAAAGTAAATTCAGtagcttaaattaaaattgtagaattaaCTGAAATTTTGtgctttaaaagttaaatttgtatttaaaagtataagtAAATACTATGTCTTGAAAAAAGCACATTTGTGGAAATAATCCATATTCAGTTTGAAGcaagataaaatatatctttttatgtaataaatgtgaatatttaatgcactttttatctacataaaaaaaattggcttTCTAGCATTCCAACATTTGTCCAACAACAGCGAATGTTTTCTAGATTGTCCACattctcttattaataaaaaaatgtgggCAATATAGAAAACATTCGCTGTTAATGTCTCCATGATTAATGTCAATTTCTATAGTACTCCGTGTTGTATTCAAAACCACAATGTAATGAAGGAAAGCGGTTAGAATTTTTCTAGATATTATCCTGCTATGTGATTTGCCGAGATCTCATTCTCTGTCGTACAGAAAGTGCGGAAGGAGATGGCTCCTTACGCGAACTATTGTCGAGACGAGACCGACGGCGATCGAAAGCCCGACAATGGAATTGCGATTATCGTCCGAGCAGGGTTGCTTGCCCTCATCAAACCCTATATACGCGAGGGCGAATCGAATGGTATGGAACACGATGAGAGACAGGGAGAGGTATCGGCGAAGGAAAGAGGGAACAGAAGGGTGAGGGGCGGGATTGGCAAGGGGTGGAGGAGCAAGATAGAGTTAGAGAGGAACGAGCGGGAGGTACTAGGTGCTGTTTGTTGAATCCTCGAGATCAATACGACGTACCCTATCTCTTTCTCCCTCGTAATATTGCGGACGATAGCGTGCGTAACACACGTACGTGTTCATGTTCCTGATACACGTCACGAGAGGCGAAGTGATGCTGCGCCAATTGATTCCGGATTTTTCGCGAAAGTGTTTCGCCGATCTTCATTTCTCGACAACGAGAAATGGACAAAATTATGATATACGAATAGCTTGATTgtccattttcattttttttttattttgtaagataaattaaCGCTGTGAACGAGGGAAATTCTGTGATTAATATTGTACATCAGTCATGCCAATTATGACAGATTGCTGCCGTGAGATTGCAACTAGCGGTGTACCTccattttcaataattatgcaaaataatattacaaaattctgTTCGTGAAAGTTTCGAATGCAAATGTCATGATCTTTAAGAATCGACTGTTTTCCTTTAATGTTATCTATCTATGAACAAATAATaactaaatgtataaatgtacatgtatataatatatttaaatatatataataatatattatatataatgtattatacatatttattaaatatatattatatatataatgtgttataaatatatataatatacattatatatataaatacatataaatgtatacattagTTCAAGCCTCAttgatatgtataaaaattcgaAAGCCTTTTCTTCCAGAAAAGAGAGAAATGCAAGAAATTAACAACAGCTCTCTTAAAAGTGAGAGTCCGTATCTCCGACTTTCCCACCCATTTTTGCGTATCTTTCATTTTGATAGTTTTTTCATAAAGACAGGCGATTTCACAAGATGAATATGGGAGGATAGCTTGACGACACCAAGCtacttttcaaaaaaacaaAGTTGATCATACTGCATTACTTATCGCACTAGTTATACCGCGGTGAAGAAAGCTCTCGCGAAGCTTTTTCTAGCTTTGTCTCTCTCATGCTCTCCCCCCGTTCTTCCTCTTCCGACCAATCGAGGAGGCCTGCTTATCGTCAACGCGAAGGGTGAACTGCGCACTGCGGTATGGGACGAAAATAGGTCGGCCAATTCTCGTACCAGCACCCTCTTTCGCCTCCACCTTACCTATCGACACCTCCGCACCCTTATCCGAACTCTAATAAAAAACGAATACCTACGAGTGTGAGCTTCGATCGCTTAGGCGCGGCCTTTTCGACGCTCACTCAGGGTCAAATTTAACCACCGTTGATGCGCTGAGAGGGAGGCCGAATGTGCAATCAAATCGttcgaaatattatattaataactaatactgtgggaaatatatacatatatatatgtatatttttaattatctcgattaagaatatttaatataatatcaaagatattttatattatactttcaaCATGTGAATAAGAAATTGGATCAGTTTGtgatcaaattataaaatttaaatattcataaagccataaaattaattttatatttataaaatcagaaaatataaaacacaattaattatttattatataatttctttacttaaaaaaaataataaaaattcaaataataatgaaaatcgGAGCAAAAACTCTTCGTCATAGTTCGGGTtcattaacttaaataaattaactatgCAATCATCatgaaactaaaatataaacTCAGAACTTCATACAGtcttattaaattgtataattgcacgtcattgtaaaaaaaagtgtgCAATTATCTTTTTGAATACTTCGATATCAATAATTATCGAAAAGATGAACAAAGTCTACGTTAAAATCTACAGTCTACCTTCCTCCAGCGCAtctaacagaaaaaaaaaaaaatatatatatatatacattacattTACGATTATATCGTCAGCGTCAATTCACTCCCGCTGAAAACACAAGCACACATCGTCATCCGCGCAGCGCAATTTTCACATTTGATTTCTTCATAGCGCAATAACAATGGATTTCATCACTATAAAAACGTTTGTCAAAGTCGTCACAGAGGGATCACAAATTACGAGGCATCAGCGAATGATTCCGAATAATCTCTCCCGCGCGTATATGTAAATTGCGGACCCTCTTCGATCAATTTCGTAGAACGCTGCTCGTCTTCGGATCATCTCTCAGCCGTGGAATATTATTGTTGAGATTGTTGACTCGTGGAAACTTGCGAGGCAGACTGCAAAGATTGCGGCTGCGTCTGCACGTGCGGCTGCATCTGATGATATAGGGGATAGGTTTTTCGCTTTCTGATGCCATGCATGGAAAGTAGATGAATCTGTAAGTACTGCTTGGTCTTGAATTGCTTGTTGCACACGTGACACGAGATGTATTCGGTTTGCACAGTGTGAACGTTGACGATGTGCTGCTTTAGATTAGAATTGTTCGAGTATATCTTGCCGCATTCGGGACACTTGGGTTTACCATTGTGACTGGGATCTTCCCTTTGCTGATGATACCGCCTGTGAGATTGTTGATGAAGTATCGCCATGCTCTCGATCTTGTCCTTCGCACAAGATTGCAGCATCAGATTCAGTTGATCGCTCTTGCTAGAGGTGCTCTGCTGGAGACTTTGAAGATTATTCTGCAGTTTCTGATGCATCATCGTGAGTTGCTCACTATTTAGGTTATTGAGGGAGTTGAGGGCATTGAGGGTGTGTTGCTGCGACGACTGTTGGCTGGTGGCGTGGTGGTGATGATGCTGATGGTGATGATGCTGTAGCAGGGACGAGAGATCCTGCCCTTTCGAGTTGTGACCTCCGCCGCTCTGGTAGGTTTCAGACCCGGCGTGCTCGTTCTTGGAGGATGTACCCGGCAGCCAACCGGAACTCGAGCTTGAACCGTCTCCACCAGAGGGCTGCCATCGCCCTGGAACCACCAGCCAATGTCAGTCCTCACAGCCAACCTCGTACGATCCCTTAAACACTATTCAAtcgcttttttttcctcccaCAGCCCTTTCTTATGCATTTTTCAACTTTCTGTTTTGCGAAAGTATATTTCCAAGTATTAAAGACAACTTGCcctcaataatttttatacccTCCCCCTCTCATTAAAATTAGGATCGAATTTGATCCTTCGTATCGTGCGAGTATGGCCTTAATCGTTCCTGACGCTCTTGTGCGTCCTATTGTTCGTTTCTTCTTCGTTACTTTCCCATATCGCgatttatttccaatttttatgcaaaccgAGTAAGATCACTATATCGATATACACGCATAATTAACATTACTTTAGATAATcatagataatataattttagatttagaCAACTCGATTCCTGATCCTGAAAATTTTGTTGATATTGCAAGTAGCGACGCGAATCGATTTCACACTAGCACAATTTTTCAAGATAATAGGAGATGTCGAAAACGAGGTCGACAATGAGCCTCACATCGCAGACAATGACAATGACGAGAGATACAATGTGAAGCTAGTCGAATAGAAAGATAATCACGCATGATAATtactataaaaagaatttatatctCCGCCATGTAAGATACGCCATAATAATGAAAATCATAGAAGAGCCGTTGAGATGCGACTCCATAACACGTTGCTGCTCACCGTGTGATAAGAGGGGTAGCTGACAAGGGATGCAAGGGTTGTGAGAGGTACGAGAGTTTCATGCATTCAACGCAACAACGAGAGATCAGAGTTTTGGGAAAACGACGGAAGGATACTAGTCTGGGCTTTAAGAATGTTCAAAAGGGGTGAGATCAAATCGTAGATTTGATAAACTTACCGTAATTTGGATCCTGATTAGCTACCTGATGCATACCGGAAGGTCCTGGCATGTTCATACCTGCAATTTATAGATAGAGATCGATTAGATCAATTTTAAACGATTACACACGTAAGATGTTATTATTTggcaaatttaatatatgtaagagagaaaatgagagagaaaaatataactatttatatatggtatacatataaatgcaaaagattagaaatgtaacatttattGTTTCAGCAAGTTGTCATGaacgtattaaaataataattaattttttaatattcagtaATATGCGGTACACGTGGTATGCATTAGCAAAGTCAACTACTGTTTCacggtaaatataaatataaatctcatGATTTATATCGCTCAATTAACTATAGCACAGGTAAACGAAATcgaattatgttaataatatgttagtttattacatttaataatagattcatGTTAACACATTTTCATAAGTCAAAGAATACAATGAAATTATGTAcacaaatagaaataattgtaattattcattaattaattttaattgaagcCGTAATTAGTAATTAAGTCAGGCTAATTGCTAATTACGAAAGTAATTAGTAACTGGACgaggaattaataattaattacaaatgtaattagtaattaaatgtgccattaattaaaaaactaatttgcATCCTTTCGACAATACTCGGATTTCTTTGGTCCATCCATAAATTCAACTCTGCCTTATAAATAACGAAGTGGCTTGGTTATTTACATaagcaattaatataaaatacatttttcaaacaaatatcaATGGCCTGCTTATTTTGTTCGGATTAtgcgatatttattattaaattaatcgcaAACAAAGTAAACGATGTGATctgaatataaaattcaatgtgaaattttcaaatataaaagcCAAATAATTACCTTGAAGACTCAACAACGCTGCGGGGAAGCTGTTACGGTGGTGTTCTAAGGAGTCATTTAAAATGTCACTTGGCTCGGTCTTCACCGCGTTCAGGATGCTGCCGTGGTTCGATATTTCCTCTTCGTTTTCCGACATAGAGTTTGAGTCTTCACCAGTCGACTGCGCCTGAAAATAAGCAAAATATTCCCATGCTCGTAAAATATCAATAAGAAGTAATATCAATCAATTTGACAAAGGTTTAACATTTACAATGGAAATACGTTTATGCGTCATGAAAgacgattattaaataattcttccTTACCTGTATATTGTTTGAGGATGCCGTGTGTATCGTGGGGCCACCTTCGAGTGCTTGACCTAACAATGAGTCCTGAAGATCCGACTTTTGTTCGACATGGTTACCCATTGGCGGGCTATAACTCCTCGCTCGCTTCTCCGGTGGGCTCAACTCACTTTCATTGAGATCTCCTCTGCCATTATCCTGCCAGTTACGCGGGGTCGCCTGACAAAATTAAAGACAACATACGGATGATAATACCAGCATCCATGAAAAAGGAAATGCAATCATTCTTCATAATTCAGTTTcaactaatatttaatattcaataatctCATTATAATTTGCGAAACTCCGGATACTCATCCATTATTAAAACTTCCGCGTAATATTTGTCTAACGTCTATTATAAGTCGTGAAATTAAAAGCTAAGGGACGAAGCAGGAAACTCTAGCCGGGGATTCCGCCTGTCacggcaacggcgacggcgTAGTGTTAAAAgcacattaattaaaattcgttttaattaaggctaaattaattaaaagttcgAAACCAGCCGTATAAttcgtataattaattttccaaCTTCCATATTAAACTGCCGCGGGGACAACTTACAGGTGCGCTACCGTTGTTGCCGGCCGACGACGACGGAATTTTCGTCGCGCCGCTATTAACGTCCGCCAAACCCCGCACCTGAAGCATCTGAGCCGTCTTCAGGAAGGCAGGTAGCTGCTCTTGTCCCACGTGCACTTCGCCATGGTACATGAAACGCAGCAAGGATTCCATGTCCGACGATGCCACGTCCTTCAAGATTACAATTGGGTGCGGACATGGATTTGCCTGCgcaaaaaaaatgaacatttcCTTCGAATtcacattttcataattaacaacgcagtacaaaatattcaaataatgaaaagcatccaaatgtaaatttcaaatgATTATTCACGTCATTACTTGTTCAcggataattaaaatttcggaATAGTTTG harbors:
- the LOC105194674 gene encoding broad-complex core protein isoforms 1/2/3/4/5 isoform X2, which encodes MAASSSSSTGGEQQYSLRWNDFQSSILSSVRQLRDVEDFVDVTLACDSCSFTAHKIVLSACSPYFRNLLKANPCPHPIVILKDVASSDMESLLRFMYHGEVHVGQEQLPAFLKTAQMLQVRGLADVNSGATKIPSSSAGNNGSAPATPRNWQDNGRGDLNESELSPPEKRARSYSPPMGNHVEQKSDLQDSLLGQALEGGPTIHTASSNNIQAQSTGEDSNSMSENEEEISNHGSILNAVKTEPSDILNDSLEHHRNSFPAALLSLQGMNMPGPSGMHQVANQDPNYGRWQPSGGDGSSSSSGWLPGTSSKNEHAGSETYQSGGGHNSKGQDLSSLLQHHHHQHHHHHATSQQSSQQHTLNALNSLNNLNSEQLTMMHQKLQNNLQSLQQSTSSKSDQLNLMLQSCAKDKIESMAILHQQSHRRYHQQREDPSHNGKPKCPECGKIYSNNSNLKQHIVNVHTVQTEYISCHVCNKQFKTKQYLQIHLLSMHGIRKRKTYPLYHQMQPHVQTQPQSLQSASQVSTSQQSQQ
- the LOC105194674 gene encoding protein tramtrack, beta isoform isoform X4, with amino-acid sequence MAASSSSSTGGEQQYSLRWNDFQSSILSSVRQLRDVEDFVDVTLACDSCSFTAHKIVLSACSPYFRNLLKANPCPHPIVILKDVASSDMESLLRFMYHGEVHVGQEQLPAFLKTAQMLQVRGLADVNSGATKIPSSSAGNNGSAPATPRNWQDNGRGDLNESELSPPEKRARSYSPPMGNHVEQKSDLQDSLLGQALEGGPTIHTASSNNIQAQSTGEDSNSMSENEEEISNHGSILNAVKTEPSDILNDSLEHHRNSFPAALLSLQGMNMPGPSGMHQVANQDPNYGSAMPKREEAAMAAAATDTTQAVENFARLYTVLRHDDTRPLCRYCGRSYSSPSNLRQHVKNVHSNWPSPDTWPQCNVCGKRCKTKHYLINHQLQAHGIHQRPSMNNPVAQQQQQQQPQQQHQSPSSSSLP